TTATGATTAAGGTGCCATTAACCTTGTAAATCTTGTATAATTAATTATTCCTTCTGTTTGTAAAATTCCATAATGGAATATGTACTCACTAAGAAATGGTCTTATTTCAGCTACATTTAGATCTCAATACCTAAAAAGGGGTGTGGGGGCACTTACCCCCCACTACTGTTGTCCCTCCAAGATTCTCCCTAGCAGGGGTTCTAGGATAGTGCTCCCAAATGGAATTTTTTAgaaaattgcattgtaaaattatataattttttagtcaatctaaatCATTCATCATTAGGTCATAGAAATTATGGTAGGATTCGTTTCCTTAGAAGAAAACACATTTTAATGAGGGCATTGTATTAAGATTGTGACAAGACAGAAAGTTCAGATAAAAGAATAGACAATGTTGAAATAAAGACAAAAAGTGAAGTGTGTTAGTGATTTATTGTAAACTCTATTGAAATTTATATAGACCAGTGCACATCTCTTCTTGTGtttattttcttctcaaaaatATATTTCcacataaatattatatttttcgtatattcttttatttcctttgtttTCCCTAATTTGTTTTCCTATTATCTCTATTTGGTTATGCATTGGATCAATAATTATAATTACTAAAACTAGATTATCATTCTATAGATGTTTACCTTTATTTCAAACTTTATTTACTTTGAAGAAGTTCATAAATGAAACTTTAAAACTTTTCTTCCATGTTCCTTTTCAATATTTACCTCAATCTAATTTGCTTTTCTATTTTTGGTTTATCTTAATTTTTCCTTAGCAAAGATTTTAGTCTTTACGATATTTCCTTTAAATAAGGGTTTGTGAACTTCATCCTACGGAGGGGAGGAGATGTTCAATTGCTCAAGAACATATTGTAGAAAGATCACCCACAAATCAAgatatttaaattttgaaatagacATAAATTTGGTTGAACTATATTACCTGATCCAAAAAAATGATCCTCTAATATATCAtatttgtaaattaaaaaaatatattaataggaATCGTTAGAgatcaaaataaattataataaaacataataaattttaaaataaaaatcaaataatacaaaaaattaaaaataatactataatttttaaaataataaaatgtacAATTTCATCCCTTAAAATTACATTTTACACATCAAATTATTTAATAAaacaaaaacacttaaaaaaaacTTCATATACACCGATGAAGAAAAAACACAAATACACTAGAAAAGCTAAAACCAAGGAATCATTTTGAATTTCATATATTACCCCTTGAAATGTTTCTGTCATCACTAACAAAACCCTCTATACAGTTGTATCTACTTTGATCTATTAACCTCTTATACACCCATCAATAGCTAAAATTACAACATCATAAAAATCGAAGGCTCTCTTTCTCACCCTCTTATTTAAAGTCAATACTCCAATCACAACAGAGAATCCCAAACCATAACTCAATCCAAGTCCGACTGCCCATCCTATCATTTCACCATCTGAATTCTTTGCTTCACCAATTCTCTCAATACTTGTGCAGTTGCCATAGCCAGAAGAGTTGTTGCAGACGCTTATATTGGTAAATGGAATCCCACTTAGGTTAAGATTGCCTAAGTAGGACGACTCCCCAAAAGTTAGGAACTGTCCTCCATGGGGTACCTTTCCATCAAGCATGTTGTAAGATAGATTCAAGAACTCCAAATAACTCAGGAACTCAAGTTCTAAGGGAATGTTGCCATTCAACCTGTTTAGCGAGAGGTCCAGAGACTCTAGTTGTTCCATGTGTCCCAATGTTTTTGGGATTCGGCCACTCAGATGATTCCTTGACAGGTTAAGGGCTATCAAGCCTTGAAGAGATCCCGTTTTAAAAGGAATGCTCCCTGATAAACTGTTGTTTGAAAGATCAatacatttaagaataaagagaacTTTCACAAATTCAACATCCCAGCCTTTCCAGGAAATTTTGATCTGATTTGtatatttagcaccacctgaacTGTATTCTTCGAGATGGTTTGAATTATTCTGCGATGCATTGACCATTGCAAGCAGGTTTGTAAGGTTGCTTGGAATAGCTCCTGAAAGGTGGTTGCCAGAAAGATCCAGAATTTGAAGATTCGGAAGGCCAATTACCTGGCGTGGGATACTGCCATGAAAATGATTAGACCTTAAGACCAACACATGCAGCTGTGATAGCTTTCCAATCCACTGGGGAAGGGTGCCTTCCAAATCATTATTTCCCAAATCCAATACTTGCAGAGATCGGCCTTCTGAAATGGATGAGGGAATAACTCCTCTCAAATGATTACCATTGAGCTTCAATGTATGCATGTTTGTAATGTTGCCCCACTCTGCTGGCAATTTACCTTCCAGATGATTTTCTGCCAAATCTAGAACACTAAGAGAAGAACAATTCCTGGTTAAATGAGGAGGAATGACACTGCTCAGCGTATTTTTTGAAAGGTCAAGAACCTGCAAATATGGAGTGCAAATAGAATCTGGAATCGCTCCGCTGAGGTTATTCCGCGACAAGGATAAGAACCTTGCATTTTCAAGATACGCACCGATGTGACTAGGAATAGAACCATTAAACTGATTCATCGACAGATCTAGCAGATAAGCTCCAGCGAGAGGAAGATGAAGAGAACCTTCTAGGCTATTATTGTGCAAATCTAGAGAGTCAATATACATAGGTAAGGTTTGTCTAGATGGCAATGACCCAGTTAATTGATTACAGCTAAGGTTCAAATCATAAAGGCTGGGTAAGTTCCATATCCAAGATGGAATATTTGTTTGGATACTGTTAGCAGATAGGTCTAGATATTCCAAGTCGTATTGGGTCACAAGAAACGATGGAATTCTATCTAAATTGCAAGAACCTAATGCCAAACCGGAAAGCGTAAACTCCGGAATCCATGTTGAATCAATGTTTACAGTTAACTGATTGTAAGAAAGATACAGCCTATCAAGACTAGTGAGATTATCGAATACGGAAAGGGAAATGAGGCCGCTTAAACTATTGGAGTGGAGCAAAAGGCTTCTTAAGTTAACAAGATTTGAAATTGTAGATGGAATCTTACCATTCAATTCGTTCGCATTAAGGTCAAGACTAACAAGGGAAGAAAGTGAGTCCAATGAAGCTGGGATTACCCCAGTTATCATGTTGTAGGACAGGTCCAATTCAACAAGTTTAGAGAGATTGAGTATGGAGACAGGAAACTCACCTTCAATAGAGATATCACACAGATAAAGACTCTTCAAGGACGACACATTCCCTATAGCAGATGGAATCCCACCTTCAATTCTGGTATCTgatagatcaagactttgcaagGACAACAAATTCCCTATAGAAGctggaatctcaccttcaatccTGGTATCTgatagatcaagactttgcaagGACAACAAATTCCCTATAGAAGctggaatctcaccttcaattcTGGTATATGAAAGACGAAGATGCTCCAAGCATGAGATATTCCATATAGCAGATGGAATTCGGCCCTTGATGGCTGTCATTGAAAGACCAATGCTGGTTAGTGACAAAGAAGACTTTCGTTGTCCAATGAAAGAAATGTCTCCTCCAAGATTCTCATTCCAAGAGAGATCAAGAGAGAGCAAGCGCCCAGTCACATTTTCAAACCAAGCTGGTATATGTGCTGACAAATAGTTGTCTGATAGATCCAGATGAAGCAGAGAGGTGAGGTTGAGAAGGGAATTGGGAATTTGTCCTCCAAGCCCACAGTCAGACATGCTCAGTTGTTGGAGGTTGGATAGACTGCCAACAGCTTCACCCCACTCTTTGCTTGCAGAGATGTTCAGTTCAGCAAGAGAGAGGTATTCCAAGCTCGCCAGATTTGATAAGCTTTCCAAACTCACATAAAATTCCCATACAGAATCCAGAGAGGAATAATTTTCATAACCAGCAAATGACAAGTCAAGAAA
This genomic stretch from Cryptomeria japonica chromosome 8, Sugi_1.0, whole genome shotgun sequence harbors:
- the LOC131857864 gene encoding receptor-like protein EIX2, which encodes MEAMFSCGRVAFAIITILCCFTSPAIACPFPERNLLLDFKAAVVDEYNTLTSWHGFNCCTWRGVSCNLRTGHVSRLDLSGFNLEGNISSSLFQLARLEHLDLSHNLFKGKFSPPHNRKLKSLTFLDLSFAGYENYSSLDSVWEFYVSLESLSNLASLEYLSLAELNISASKEWGEAVGSLSNLQQLSMSDCGLGGQIPNSLLNLTSLLHLDLSDNYLSAHIPAWFENVTGRLLSLDLSWNENLGGDISFIGQRKSSLSLTSIGLSMTAIKGRIPSAIWNISCLEHLRLSYTRIEGEIPASIGNLLSLQSLDLSDTRIEGEIPASIGNLLSLQSLDLSDTRIEGGIPSAIGNVSSLKSLYLCDISIEGEFPVSILNLSKLVELDLSYNMITGVIPASLDSLSSLVSLDLNANELNGKIPSTISNLVNLRSLLLHSNSLSGLISLSVFDNLTSLDRLYLSYNQLTVNIDSTWIPEFTLSGLALGSCNLDRIPSFLVTQYDLEYLDLSANSIQTNIPSWIWNLPSLYDLNLSCNQLTGSLPSRQTLPMYIDSLDLHNNSLEGSLHLPLAGAYLLDLSMNQFNGSIPSHIGAYLENARFLSLSRNNLSGAIPDSICTPYLQVLDLSKNTLSSVIPPHLTRNCSSLSVLDLAENHLEGKLPAEWGNITNMHTLKLNGNHLRGVIPSSISEGRSLQVLDLGNNDLEGTLPQWIGKLSQLHVLVLRSNHFHGSIPRQVIGLPNLQILDLSGNHLSGAIPSNLTNLLAMVNASQNNSNHLEEYSSGGAKYTNQIKISWKGWDVEFVKVLFILKCIDLSNNSLSGSIPFKTGSLQGLIALNLSRNHLSGRIPKTLGHMEQLESLDLSLNRLNGNIPLELEFLSYLEFLNLSYNMLDGKVPHGGQFLTFGESSYLGNLNLSGIPFTNISVCNNSSGYGNCTSIERIGEAKNSDGEMIGWAVGLGLSYGLGFSVVIGVLTLNKRVRKRAFDFYDVVILAIDGCIRG